Proteins from one Mesotoga infera genomic window:
- a CDS encoding HAD family hydrolase, whose protein sequence is MIKGMIFDLFGTLVSNHRLFGPVCEKMAKDGSADLKELENEFVRLYRKYFKDYHKAAFQPEKFYYYLLMDEMIKKFNLSGDIESYCNYMYSSFGKLPAYPDAKILKKLFKEYTIAIITNADTSFVNEAIRNNRIPYHVLLTSEMARSYKPSCEIFNRALHLMGLERDDVIFVGDSIRVDMMGAAGAGIKGVLIDRSRSYPDYAPRITSLEELQHIDL, encoded by the coding sequence ATGATTAAAGGTATGATTTTCGACCTCTTTGGCACCTTAGTTAGTAATCACAGACTCTTCGGGCCCGTCTGCGAGAAGATGGCAAAAGATGGCTCCGCCGATCTTAAAGAGCTGGAAAACGAATTTGTCAGGCTATACAGAAAGTACTTCAAAGACTATCACAAGGCGGCCTTTCAGCCAGAGAAATTCTATTACTATCTATTGATGGACGAGATGATTAAAAAATTCAACCTGAGCGGAGACATCGAATCTTACTGCAACTATATGTACTCTTCCTTCGGCAAGCTCCCGGCCTATCCCGATGCGAAGATCTTGAAGAAACTCTTCAAAGAATACACGATCGCCATAATAACCAACGCCGACACTTCCTTCGTGAACGAAGCAATAAGGAACAACAGAATCCCCTACCACGTTCTGCTGACCTCGGAAATGGCGAGATCCTATAAGCCCTCCTGTGAGATATTCAATCGGGCGCTTCATTTGATGGGCCTTGAGAGAGACGACGTGATATTCGTCGGAGACAGCATCAGGGTGGATATGATGGGTGCGGCCGGAGCCGGTATAAAGGGAGTGCTGATAGATCGTTCGAGATCTTATCCCGACTACGCTCCCAGGATCACAAGCCTTGAAGAACTTCAGCACATAGACCTTTGA
- a CDS encoding ABC transporter permease produces the protein MLRDVLIIFRKELKNVFKDGRTIFAVLILPMLIMPIIFLVINTVSTSQAKSFEETVYEVNLVNLPDERFEGILAGLIKYRAVQNTDKEAVLSRDNYLIVEFPADSDQRIARGEGLDAKVYFNSTSRGSSYGAQMIRNALSNYSSLLLADRLAQHGLSLADLNMVSVQQEDVAPEESRGTEFLAVLIPYFLLIYIFSGAMNIGLDTTAGEKERGSMPVLLVNQVSRTSIAMGKILYVMMIAVLNSVFTFIGLMIAFRLGGPAFGAGEMNFSSLSPSTLAGLFVTLLTMAGLAASIIVLLGSLARNIKEGGGYILPIYIFAVVLGVATMQMESPDNPLLYIIPLINSIFVMKDIITLQFVSWRFLLMLLSNLTYVSVLIFALAKVFNSEKIMDSSGS, from the coding sequence ATGCTTAGAGACGTCCTCATCATCTTCAGGAAAGAACTGAAAAACGTTTTCAAAGATGGAAGGACCATATTCGCGGTCCTCATACTTCCCATGCTGATCATGCCGATTATTTTCTTGGTGATCAACACCGTCAGCACCTCGCAGGCCAAATCCTTCGAAGAGACCGTGTACGAGGTGAATCTGGTGAATCTTCCCGATGAACGCTTCGAAGGGATACTCGCCGGTCTGATTAAGTACAGGGCCGTTCAGAACACAGACAAAGAGGCGGTTTTATCCAGAGACAATTATTTGATCGTGGAGTTCCCTGCCGACAGCGATCAGAGAATCGCGAGGGGCGAAGGTCTAGACGCGAAGGTTTACTTCAATTCGACTTCGAGAGGCTCTTCCTACGGCGCCCAGATGATTAGAAACGCCCTCTCGAATTACTCGAGTCTCTTGCTCGCCGACAGGCTGGCACAGCACGGTTTGTCGCTGGCCGATCTCAATATGGTCAGCGTTCAGCAGGAGGATGTCGCCCCCGAAGAGTCACGCGGAACGGAGTTTCTCGCGGTTTTGATACCGTACTTTCTGCTGATATATATATTCTCCGGAGCAATGAACATAGGCCTTGATACCACCGCAGGCGAGAAGGAAAGGGGCAGCATGCCGGTCCTGCTCGTGAATCAGGTCTCCAGGACTTCGATAGCGATGGGCAAAATCCTCTATGTGATGATGATCGCGGTGCTCAACAGTGTCTTCACCTTCATTGGCCTGATGATCGCTTTCAGACTGGGAGGACCGGCCTTCGGCGCCGGAGAGATGAACTTCTCGTCTCTTTCTCCTTCCACTCTGGCCGGACTTTTCGTAACACTTCTCACTATGGCAGGGCTGGCAGCTTCGATCATCGTGCTCCTCGGTTCGCTGGCCAGAAACATAAAGGAGGGCGGCGGCTACATACTTCCGATCTACATTTTCGCCGTAGTCCTGGGCGTTGCCACCATGCAAATGGAATCGCCGGACAACCCGCTCCTGTACATCATCCCGCTAATAAACTCGATATTCGTCATGAAGGACATAATAACCTTGCAGTTCGTGAGCTGGCGCTTTTTGCTTATGCTCTTGAGCAACCTGACATATGTTTCGGTCCTGATATTCGCGCTGGCAAAGGTGTTCAACAGCGAGAAGATAATGGATTCCTCCGGGTCGTAA
- a CDS encoding PhoPQ-activated protein PqaA family protein yields MIRSKIGYLFLFLFLLPATFSCAVNLRELVYEESLPETLAEAGARVVDTPSAGLIRIETLLFTPFTWQGIEWQNHLLIIRPPSVQSRVALIFITGDYSYSEDELAVFRLMALQNRAYVAVLFDVPNQPLFGGKREDWLISHTFLEFLRTGDPRWPALVPMVESTVVSMNLIQDYATSSGDSVEGFVLSGGSKRGWTTWLTAAIDERVEGIVPIAYDNLNLVDQMRHQIEFWGSFSRSIREYVDSGILNDFDDPNKRELLELVDPFTYRDSLDLPKLIVVGTNDPYWPVDAANLYIYDLPGYSGMVYAPNAGHGTEVYRVTQAIQGMISHLNTGLELPSIEIFLEETASNVKVRFNVDERDSRLVELRFFHSLSTVRDFRKAFFEYKTIGKEEEITVDKVSFNAFYIEGVFTFNGKELLISTPVKVIEAP; encoded by the coding sequence GTGATTAGGTCGAAAATCGGTTATCTATTCCTCTTTCTCTTTCTTCTGCCCGCCACTTTTTCGTGCGCCGTCAATCTACGTGAACTAGTGTACGAGGAATCGCTTCCGGAAACTCTGGCCGAAGCCGGAGCCCGGGTCGTGGATACTCCGTCGGCGGGACTGATAAGGATAGAAACCCTTCTTTTCACTCCTTTCACCTGGCAGGGCATCGAATGGCAGAACCACCTGCTTATCATCCGGCCCCCGAGTGTTCAGTCGAGAGTGGCTCTGATCTTCATAACGGGCGACTACTCTTATTCCGAGGATGAGCTGGCGGTATTCCGGCTAATGGCGCTCCAGAACAGGGCGTACGTGGCCGTTCTCTTCGATGTTCCCAACCAGCCGCTCTTTGGAGGAAAGAGGGAGGACTGGCTGATCAGTCATACTTTTCTGGAGTTTCTCAGAACCGGTGATCCACGGTGGCCGGCGCTCGTACCGATGGTCGAATCGACGGTAGTTTCGATGAATCTAATCCAGGATTACGCCACGAGCAGCGGCGACAGCGTCGAGGGGTTCGTTCTGAGCGGAGGATCGAAACGGGGGTGGACCACCTGGCTCACGGCGGCGATCGATGAGAGAGTGGAGGGTATCGTTCCAATAGCCTACGACAACCTCAACCTCGTCGACCAGATGCGTCACCAGATTGAATTTTGGGGAAGTTTCAGCCGTTCCATAAGGGAGTATGTGGATAGTGGCATACTCAACGACTTCGACGATCCGAATAAACGAGAACTTCTGGAGCTGGTGGATCCCTTCACTTACAGGGATTCGCTCGACCTTCCCAAGCTCATCGTTGTGGGGACCAACGATCCATACTGGCCCGTGGATGCGGCCAACCTTTATATCTACGACCTTCCCGGTTACTCCGGCATGGTGTACGCACCCAACGCCGGTCACGGCACCGAAGTTTACAGGGTCACTCAGGCGATCCAGGGGATGATATCCCATTTAAATACCGGGCTGGAATTACCATCTATCGAGATCTTTCTCGAAGAGACGGCCTCGAACGTGAAGGTGCGTTTTAATGTCGATGAGAGAGACTCGAGGCTCGTGGAATTGCGTTTTTTTCACTCTCTCTCGACCGTGAGGGATTTCCGAAAGGCCTTCTTCGAATATAAAACTATAGGGAAAGAAGAGGAGATAACTGTCGATAAAGTCTCATTCAACGCCTTCTACATAGAGGGAGTTTTCACTTTCAACGGCAAAGAGCTGCTGATCTCCACGCCCGTAAAAGTAATCGAAGCGCCCTGA